In Porites lutea chromosome 1, jaPorLute2.1, whole genome shotgun sequence, a single genomic region encodes these proteins:
- the LOC140939278 gene encoding uncharacterized protein — MSNVSITSLYVPEATDPSSSELSSSDDRGRSANLAIRRVKLNEFLIACDRPVLTVQKKPWSQLTSSKARRQYIGTATDTIVSTLEIISPEDSGGLWEALLNSGEVEKSLGLPSPVSSGENKYLTSLAEAYRCASTWDTQRQILSVMADLVPYTVIQRYLPNVTEYRVKTARQHAIMFGRGTPVTISKSPRMRVNEEQLDHFLTFITSPHVIQDLPFGEKTLVLADGTVVETPNIIRTLVPERIVAQYKQYCGEIEFTPFSRSTMLRILSSCSATVRRSLHGLDYIAADGGKAFDELIAMLPKVSSDRTWVERWQRALMEAKQYIKSDYKVT; from the coding sequence ATGTCGAATGTGTCCATTACCAGTTTGTATGTACCTGAGGCAACGGACCCAAGCAGCAGTGAACTGTCTTCCAGTGATGACAGGGGAAGAAGTGCAAATTTAGCAATACGTCGCGTGAAGCTCAATGAGTTCCTTATTGCTTGTGACAGACCAGTCCTTACCGTCCAGAAAAAGCCCTGGAGCCAACTGACGTCCTCCAAAGCCAGGCGTCAGTATATTGGAACCGCGACAGATACCATAGTCTCAACATTGGAAATCATAAGTCCCGAAGACAGCGGCGGTTTATGGGAGGCTTTACTCAACTCTGGTGAAGTTGAGAAGTCCCTCGGGTTACCATCTCCAGTCTCTTCCGGCGAGAATAAGTATCTGACCTCTCTCGCGGAGGCTTATAGGTGCGCTTCAACATGGGACACCCAAAGGCAGATCCTGTCCGTAATGGCTGACTTGGTGCCCTACACTGTCATACAGAGGTACTTGCCAAACGTCACAGAGTACCGGGTGAAGACAGCTAGACAGCACGCTATAATGTTTGGTAGGGGGACGCCTGTAACCATTTCAAAGAGTCCTCGAATGAGAGTCAATGAGGAACAGCTTGACCATTTCTTAACATTTATCACAAGTCCTCACGTCATACAGGACCTCCCTTTTGGCGAGAAAACGTTAGTTCTTGCGGACGGAACGGTTGTTGAGACGCCAAACATTATACGAACACTCGTTCCTGAGCGTATTGTGGCTCAATACAAGCAATACTGCGGGGAAATCGAGTTCACCCCATTCAGTAGGTCAACGATGCTACGCATACTTTCGTCGTGCTCTGCAACTGTTAGACGGTCACTTCATGGGTTAGACTATATTGCAGCAGACGGTGGAAAAGCGTTCGACGAGCTTATTGCCATGCTTCCCAAAGTGAGCAGTGATCGTACTTGGGTTGAACGTTGGCAGAGAGCACTCATGGAGGCAAAGCAGTACATCAAGTCTGATTACAAGGTGACGTGA
- the LOC140939295 gene encoding uncharacterized protein, protein MAEANVPDHCIAYALSDPNDKSLCVECQHDHENSCLQCEELKSALKEIEEALSKNSTIPEDMRDDLLYTHQNAVQAIQAWKAHQLRSLQQDKARTTVLDDLDETKVLITQDWAMKWLPQRYRETQADWFGKRGISWHISVVVRRVNATLQHQTFVHIVEDCSQDANSVIQLLRHTLNTLKREHPEIETAALRQDNAGCYHSVAMVSACRLMAGETGIRVKRVDFSDPQGGKGACDRKAATVKAHVRRYVNEGHNVVTAREFHDAMLSHRGINGVRVALVTSSSDQSQQVIASDYSKL, encoded by the coding sequence ATGGCTGAAGCAAATGTACCCGACCACTGTATCGCTTACGCACTAAGTGACCCAAATGATAAATCTCTCTGCGTTGAGTGTCAACACGATCATGAAAACAGCTGTCTCCAGTGCGAGGAGCTGAAATCTGCATTGAAAGAAATAGAAGAAGCTCTTTCTAAGAATTCCACCATCCCCGAGGATATGCGTGACGACCTTCTCTACACTCATCAGAATGCAGTACAAGCGATACAAGCTTGGAAAGCGCATCAGCTGAGGTCTCTGCAACAAGACAAGGCGCGCACAACCGTCCTTGATGACCTAGACGAGACGAAGGTACTTATAACTCAAGACTGGGCTATGAAGTGGCTGCCACAGAGATATCGAGAAACCCAAGCCGACTGGTTTGGGAAACGAGGTATCTCTTGGCATATTAGTGTGGTTGTGCGAAGAGTTAATGCGACGTTACAGCACCAGACCTTTGTCCACATCGTGGAAGACTGTAGCCAAGATGCAAACAGCGTGATCCAGCTTTTACGCCACACCCTGAATACCCTCAAACGTGAGCACCCAGAGATTGAGACAGCAGCGCTGAGGCAAGATAACGCCGGATGTTATCACAGCGTTGCCATGGTATCAGCATGTCGTCTGATGGCAGGGGAAACCGGCATCCGCGTAAAAAGGGTAGACTTCAGCGATCCCCAAGGTGGGAAGGGTGCGTGCGATCGTAAAGCAGCAACTGTGAAGGCGCATGTTCGCCGCTATGTCAACGAAGGCCATAACGTGGTTACTGCGCGGGAATTCCATGACGCTATGTTGTCTCACAGGGGCATAAACGGTGTGCGAGTGGCTCTTGTCACCAGTTCCTCAGATCAGAGCCAGCAGGTAATTGCATCTGACTACTCAAAATTATAG